The genomic window CATAACCGACGACAACAGGGCCAAGCCATCGATTCCGACCAGAAAGCAGAGCAATTTGATGCTCACCACCGAGGGACCTGCACCACCAGTAACCGGCAGCTCGCTGGACAGCACCActacagcagcaactgcagcggcGGGAttagcaggagcagcagcaacaacagcagcaccagctAGCACCAGcactgctgcagcagcaacatctccCGCGACGGCAGCAACACCAACGGACTCCACAGCAACACCAATGGCCAGCCAAGACAGCAACCGAGAGCTTAAAGCTCATCGCCTCGGTGGGCTGCATCGAAAGACCCTTCTCgccgagcagcagcatcatcgtCCGATGCGGAACTTGATCCCGATACGGCACGCAGTGACAACATTTACCACATCATATCCACCACCGAGGGACCTGGAACAGTGGTCAAAGTGACAACGGATGCACACCCAAAGCCCAGAGAAAAAGCACCCACCATCCAAGCCGTGATCAGCCCAAACACAACCAAATCAGATGTGGAGAGTAGCTCCGATTTCGCCGAAGTGAGCAGTGAGATGCCGCCTGCATGGACGTGGATGACGATGTGCCCCAGGTGGGATCCAATCCAGGATTTGTGGAGCGAGCCCTGCCATTGGGGCGTCTATACCTCCAGCGGATCTACTGATAATCGCCGGCTGAAGGGAATTTACTTGAACGATCTAACCCTTTTATTGTACATAAGGACACCATAGGGCCAAGTGGCTTGGGAGGCAGCGAACATCCAAGCATTTAAAAGAGCAGAGTGGCAGAGTGTTAGGTTTAAGTAGCCAGAAGAAAGGGGAAGAAGATTTCATTATCGTTTCCATAAACTGCATGAACGACCATTGAATTTATCAACTTTAAGAACATAATCATTAACTAATGTATGATTAGCAAAGCTGGGCTCCCCAAATGCAATAACGAAATGTTTCCATTGTCCGGCAATCCATATTGCTTAGTTATATTTCTAGTTAATACCTATTTCGGTGCActtgaaatcaaaatcagtaaCCATTGCCCACATTTGGAAATAAGTCGCAATATAAACGAAGGAGAAATTATATAACTTGTTTTATCCCAtcacaattttatttaatttgtaatttatttcataaCGAATGAATATGATTTGATAAACGAGTTAATGGAATGGCCAACTCTGTAGACTGAATATAGCAAAGTTTTAATTCAAAGCCATTTACTCCTACTTTAAccattatttatatacaatttaacGAATTTCTACTTTGAAATTGGATTTGTTCTCTgtacaaaaagaaagaaagagtTCAATTCCGGTAATCAGAGATTTCTTATGGATATGTGTTACCTTGTTGGATATATGACAGCACAAATCCAAGAAGTTTTGGCATGGCGAACGATACCTTCGAACGATACCTTCGCCATCGTTGTTAATCGCGTTATTCGCACACAAAACACGGGGAACACACTCCTTTTGATCGCCACAGGACTGGTACCGAGCTGATCCGGATCCTTCGTTCTCGGATCCTGTGTTACCGGACGAATCCTCAGGGTTTACCACAGAAATGGGAGGGAGAGGGGGATCGGGATAAGGATTAAGACTGGGACTGGATGATGATGCGGCATCGTCGGTTTTTAAGATTTCCGATATCAATTTATCCAAAAAATTGTCCTGCGCTCCACACGACAATATGCACAGACATATTACTAGGCAATTCAGTAATATCATATTCCtggaaagcaaacaaaaatatgtatcATGCTACTCTTTACTTAATCATTTAAGTAAACATATTTAAGGTCATTAGGCTTATTATTTCGACGAAAACAGTGAAGACAAGGTAAGCAAAGCGAGTAAAGCTCGTGTATTGGCGATTTAACGATGGTTGTTATTGCTGGAATATCGCATTTAAACCGGAAAATGCGTGTGCAGACCTCATGCCTATATTCCATGAGATCCCgttatatttttagtttttttttggtttttttcttaTGAAAAACcatgttatttaattaaatttattaaattttttgtttgattaaaaaattaatttgttttttgttaaaacataaaacatagCAACCAAAGAAAAACCTTTCTGCTAGTGCGTCTTCCGGGTATAACGACGTAAAGTCGTCGATCCCTTGAAAGTCGCTATACCCGGATTCTACGTGtatacacatgtatatatgtatatagatgaAAATCATGCATATATGATATGTAAGTGTGCACTTTTACACTAATAATAAGTTataatcattttcattttcatttacacaCAAAAGATTCACGACCAATCCACCATTATCTCTGCCGTTATAGCTTACAATGGATtcattgcaaataaaatagttaACTAACTGGTTTTAATTTCTAGTAGACTTATcactatatagtatatatagaAGTATTCCTATtgatttgtgatttgtgcTCATAAAAGTACGTgagacatttttattttgtacacTATTCATTGAACTTTATCATCTTTTAGATTGATATAGATATATGATATGTAAATGTGCTGTAGATGTTTCAGAACATAGAACGCCTGCTGATATCCACTTAACTGAATTACACATTTCATTACCATAGTGGTTGGAATTTTATTTAGTATACATTATACCGGTTTGAAGTTTCTACAtgttatacatttatattaaataaaagagcAATAACGGTGTacatatatttgaaatataaaaatgtctTATTATTACCTTTTACCTTATTTACCTTACCTTACCTTTTATTGGTAAGACTTACTTACTTGATAAAGTAGCGGCACGTTCGGTAAGCAATGAAGGAAATACTCAACTAATTTGATTTGAGATTCAATCTTAAGTCTGAGCTGATGATCTGACGAGaagcttttaaaaattgtttctCATTGAAGTTCCCAGCATACGCTTTACACAGCGGAAAACCGGTTTGAAGTTTCTGCAtgttatacatttatattaaataaaagagcAATAACGGtgtacaaatatttgaaatataaaacagTCTTATTATAAACTAAACATTATGCTTTTATTAAACGCGTTATTGTATCCCATTTTGCAAATACTTTTTTACGATACATATCttgaaattattatatatagatagatgATAGAcccaatatatatattaacatagattttaaaacttattattttttttaatcacaAACCACTTAAAGGAACAACTGGAATGGAAACTCGATAACGATAGCTGTGCGATACAATCAAAAGCATCAGTGTGTCCGTGAGTTTCGCTTCCAAGCCTGTGTGTGTGATATTCGATGCGCTTACACATACATATGATGAACAGGAATTCTTTTTAGTTCATCAAATGAATACAAAGTTGTAAATTGAAAGGAAACGCCGATACCAATTGTTCAGTATTTACAAAAACATGGAACCGTTTACCCAAAATGACGGCAATCACGACGAGTTAATAATTCAGCAGAAGCGTGATATTGAAAAAGAGGTGAGTCTGCAGAAATGCTTACACACAATAGCGACAATGAACCGAGCCATAATGCAGAAATTCAATAATTGCAGATCAGCGAGACGACTCCGTTGGTCAGCGAGCAGTTGCCACTCACCTGCTTGTATGCGGAGTACAGTGGCGACGAGATCTTCACCGCCAAGATACAGGATCTGTCCAAAAAGTACAAGTTCATCCGCCGCACCCGCCCCGATGGCAATTGTTTCTTTAGAGCCTTCGCATATTCCTACTTGGAGTACTTGATCTCAAACAACAGTGCCTACCAGGAGTTCAAAAAACTGGCCGAGGAGTCCAAGGAAAAGCTCGTTCAGCTTGGATTTCCCAGTTTTACATTGGAGGACTTTCACGAAACTGTATGTTTACACGCCCCAATACGGATTTCCCATGCTTATACCGCCTTTTGTTTGCCTAGTTTATGGAAGTCATCCAGCGGGTTAGTCCCGATAATCCAGGTGGACACAGCACGGTCCAAGATGAATTGCACAAAATCTTTAATGAGCAGGGATACTCAGACTACGTGGTGGTTTACCTACGTTTGATCACCTCGGGAAAACTGCAGGAGGAGGCCGACTTCTACCAAAATTTCATTGAGGGCGACCTCACCATTGAGGCGTTCCGCCATCTGGAAGTGGAACCGATGTACAAAGAGTCGGATCACATCCACATTATCGCGCTCTGCACCGCCCTCGGTGCTGGAGTACGTGTTGAGTACTTGGACCGTGGAGAGGGCGGCACTGTGAAGGCCCACGACTTTCCCGAGGGAAGTGAACCCAGAATTTACCTGATATATAGACCAGGCCACTACGATATACTGTATCCAAATTGAATTGCTCTCAATAGTTTCTAGCATACGAAACGTTTTATGTATATAAGATGTATAATAAATTAccatttatttgcatatataaTGGATAATTCACCCCTTTCGCTTCTGTTCTGGATCTGTGTGGGATTGCGAGCCCCGCAATGGAAACGCACATTTTACACATATCGTAgatgttaatttatttaaacactaatctttattatttgatttgaaCGATTGTGATAGTGACATAATGAAATTGTCTaatgttttataaaatattaagttttattaaCGGTACTTCGCCATCATTTCATCGGGAAATTTCTGGCGATGCGCAGACAATGAGAGGTTGACAATAATCTCCCGGTCGTCCATCCGTCAGGCGCCTCCACAGTATGATTTAATTGTAGGATGATATTGACCACAAGATTTCAGCTCAGTAAAGACTTCGGTAAAAAATCCAGGCTCAGCATTGATTTTAAGCATTTTATCACTTAGCTTGTTAACAATGACGAGGCACCTATACGTTACATTAAAGAATTTGATGCAAATGGAAAGTGTTTCATATAGACGCATATTAAGAAGTACTTTTTATGTATCTTACCTGTCCCAAAACTTCTCCTTCGAGTCTTCAACCAAAAACGGTTTGAGAGGATAGCTGATTTCATTGCCCATATACGAATAAGACAGATACAAACAGGTGAGTACCGAAGCCTGAAGATCCGATTCCTTGCTTTCTTCGCCGCTGACCAGCTCGCGAACCAGCATGTAGACAAAAACCACATTGGCTGGGTTTATGAACGCCACATCCTGGGAattaaacatgtatttattgCTTGCTTGATATGCTGGAGAGGAGCTGCATTACCTGCCATCCTTGGAGCAAAAGGCTGCGATCCACAGCTCTTAGCCACATAACAGCATCCCCGGCATCGAAGTTGTTTAGCCTCTGGCAACGACAGTGCAAAAACATTCCCAAGCACTTAAGCAATTCCGAAGTGGAGGCCTGTGAGGTGTTcgaaaagtttattaaaaatcctATGCAAAACAAGGTAGTCAACCCATTTACTCTGTTCCTTAGAGATCTATTTTGGCAAGATAAAGTATTAAAACTAACTATAAATCAGATATGATCTATGATGTTAGAAAAGTACCATATAGGATGAGGGAACTGACGTTTTAGAAtgcaaagtattttaaaaagtcCATGTGCTTTTAAGCACATTTGTGGACAACCTTTTGTCAACATTTTCCTGGATGGCCTTGACCCTAAGTAAAATTTCTTATCTCGTATTTCGTAAAAAAAATTGGCAGAATTCTCTTGATGATATGATGTGGTAGTTAGTGATTACTCCACCTCTTCCGTCGAGAAAATccaatttttatgttttgttaaAAAGTAAGTGCTACATAACTCCTTTTCCAAAAGCCACCCTTACTGATATGTTAGAATCCTAGAAGCGAATCGCTAGATATACCCATCTGCTGGTACATTACTTACCTGAATGACGGTCTTGCGTGGGATCTGGTTGGTGTTCTTGATCTGAATGGACGAGGCCTGGACTTGCTGGGGCAGGCTAAGTGTCAGTGGCTGTTTCTGGATCA from Drosophila yakuba strain Tai18E2 chromosome 2L, Prin_Dyak_Tai18E2_2.1, whole genome shotgun sequence includes these protein-coding regions:
- the LOC26535890 gene encoding uncharacterized protein LOC26535890; protein product: MILLNCLVICLCILSCGAQDNFLDKLISEILKTDDAASSSSPSLNPYPDPPLPPISVVNPEDSSGNTGSENEGSGSARYQSCGDQKECVPRVLCANNAINNDGEGIVRRYRSPCQNFLDLCCHISNKRTNPISK
- the LOC6528008 gene encoding ubiquitin thioesterase otubain-like, producing MEPFTQNDGNHDELIIQQKRDIEKEISETTPLVSEQLPLTCLYAEYSGDEIFTAKIQDLSKKYKFIRRTRPDGNCFFRAFAYSYLEYLISNNSAYQEFKKLAEESKEKLVQLGFPSFTLEDFHETFMEVIQRVSPDNPGGHSTVQDELHKIFNEQGYSDYVVVYLRLITSGKLQEEADFYQNFIEGDLTIEAFRHLEVEPMYKESDHIHIIALCTALGAGVRVEYLDRGEGGTVKAHDFPEGSEPRIYLIYRPGHYDILYPN